From the genome of Flavobacterium luteolum, one region includes:
- a CDS encoding phenylacetate--CoA ligase family protein: MIHLFDLSLKLNGFPIKKAKSELCEIVRFSEEEYVTFLENKKKEIVDFHLNNNSFYCDLVEHKKIKNWNDLPVLNKQNLQNTLEERLSKGYSKKNIYLNKTSGSSGTPFVFGKDKYCHALTWASNIMRFGWFGIDFNHSYQARFYGIPMDLIGYQKERLKDFLTHRYRFPVFDLSDDVLEKFLHKFRIKKFDYINGYTSSIVLFAKYLAQKNIILKEVCPTLKACFVTSEMLFKMDKKLLEKQFGIPIISEYGASELDLIAFENPQGEWQINSETLFVEILDENNNPVPHGTEGKIVITSLFNKSTPFIRYEIGDIGILDEKSTPQKPILKKLTGRTNDLAILPSGKKSPGLTFYYVTKSIIEDDGNVKEFIIKQTQIDTFEIEYIAEKELVSEQIQKIKEAIDLYLEPNLNFTFTRKTVLERTNRGKLKQFKSYL, translated from the coding sequence ATGATTCACCTTTTTGATCTTTCACTAAAATTAAATGGTTTTCCTATAAAGAAAGCAAAAAGCGAATTGTGTGAAATTGTTCGTTTTTCTGAAGAAGAATACGTCACATTTCTTGAAAATAAAAAGAAAGAAATTGTTGATTTTCATTTAAATAACAATTCTTTTTATTGCGATTTGGTGGAACACAAAAAAATTAAAAATTGGAATGATCTTCCTGTCTTAAATAAGCAAAATCTTCAAAATACACTCGAAGAAAGGCTTTCTAAAGGTTATTCAAAAAAAAACATTTACCTCAACAAAACATCGGGATCAAGCGGAACTCCTTTTGTTTTTGGTAAAGATAAATATTGCCATGCCTTGACTTGGGCTTCGAATATTATGCGCTTTGGTTGGTTTGGAATCGATTTTAATCATTCCTATCAAGCACGTTTTTACGGAATTCCAATGGATCTTATTGGTTATCAAAAAGAACGTCTCAAAGACTTTTTAACACATCGTTATCGTTTTCCTGTTTTTGATTTGTCTGATGATGTATTAGAAAAATTTCTACATAAATTCAGAATTAAAAAATTTGATTATATCAATGGTTACACGAGTTCGATTGTTTTATTTGCTAAATATTTAGCACAGAAAAACATCATTTTAAAAGAAGTCTGTCCAACTTTAAAAGCTTGTTTTGTTACGTCAGAAATGCTTTTTAAAATGGATAAAAAATTACTAGAAAAACAATTCGGAATTCCAATTATCAGTGAATACGGTGCATCTGAATTGGATTTAATTGCTTTTGAAAACCCTCAAGGAGAATGGCAAATAAATTCAGAAACCCTTTTTGTAGAAATTTTAGACGAGAACAACAATCCTGTTCCACATGGAACGGAAGGAAAAATTGTAATTACTTCGCTCTTCAATAAATCAACCCCTTTTATCAGATATGAAATTGGCGACATTGGAATTCTGGACGAAAAAAGTACTCCTCAAAAACCAATTTTAAAAAAACTAACTGGCCGAACAAATGATCTTGCGATTTTACCAAGCGGAAAAAAATCGCCTGGATTGACATTTTATTATGTAACCAAAAGCATAATTGAAGACGATGGAAACGTAAAAGAATTCATTATCAAACAAACCCAAATAGATACTTTTGAAATTGAATATATTGCTGAAAAAGAATTAGTTTCAGAACAAATTCAAAAAATAAAAGAAGCTATCGATTTGTATTTAGAGCCCAATTTAAACTTCACCTTTACAAGAAAAACAGTTTTAGAGAGAACCAATCGTGGGAAACTAAAACAATTTAAATCATATTTATAA
- a CDS encoding ORF6N domain-containing protein: MEDRSLLSEETISNKIYFIRGQKVMLDRDLALLYGVETRILNQAVKRNISRFPEDFMFELNKSEFENWKSQIVISNSEKMGLRKIPTAFTEHGVLMLSSVLKSDKAIQTNIQIMRIFTKVRQMLLDTTEIKVDILQIQKKLENHDKNIELVFSYLDELTDKKENESERVKIGYKK, encoded by the coding sequence ATGGAAGATCGTTCTTTACTTTCTGAAGAAACAATTTCAAATAAAATATATTTTATCCGAGGTCAAAAAGTGATGCTGGATCGTGATTTGGCATTACTTTATGGAGTTGAGACACGAATTTTAAACCAAGCAGTTAAAAGGAACATATCTAGATTTCCAGAAGATTTTATGTTTGAACTCAATAAATCAGAATTTGAAAATTGGAAATCACAAATTGTGATTTCCAATTCTGAAAAAATGGGTTTACGTAAAATTCCAACAGCTTTCACTGAACATGGCGTTTTAATGTTGTCAAGTGTCTTAAAAAGCGACAAAGCTATTCAAACCAACATTCAAATTATGCGAATTTTTACGAAAGTGAGACAAATGCTTTTGGATACAACAGAAATTAAAGTTGATATTTTACAAATCCAGAAGAAGTTAGAGAATCATGATAAAAACATCGAATTGGTATTTTCTTATTTGGATGAACTGACTGATAAGAAAGAAAATGAATCTGAAAGAGTGAAAATTGGCTATAAAAAATAG
- a CDS encoding glycosyltransferase family 2 protein has protein sequence MNELVSIIVPTYNTEKFIKSTIESVQNQTYANWEMILVDDASTDNTALIIEGFAVQDSRVKLFKLSENRGNGFARNAALDKATGKYIAYLDADDLWFPTKLEKQIQFLKANNLHFTFSYYDSIDEEGNNLNRRVESPNPLTYKELFFCNYVGNLTAIYDVDYFGKIILETSQKRQDWRIWLTILKEIKIAKPVPEPLAFYRIRKDSVSSSKFKLIKHNFGVYREFHGYNLVFSILLMMRFLFTQLIIKPNYIKKI, from the coding sequence ATGAACGAATTAGTTTCTATTATTGTACCAACATATAATACCGAAAAGTTCATTAAATCGACAATTGAGTCAGTTCAAAATCAAACTTATGCAAACTGGGAGATGATTCTGGTCGATGATGCTTCAACAGATAATACGGCTTTAATAATTGAAGGTTTTGCTGTGCAAGACAGCCGTGTTAAACTTTTTAAATTATCAGAAAATAGAGGAAATGGTTTTGCTAGAAATGCAGCTTTAGACAAAGCTACAGGAAAATATATCGCCTATTTAGATGCTGATGATTTATGGTTTCCTACTAAATTAGAAAAGCAAATACAGTTTTTAAAAGCAAATAATTTGCACTTTACTTTTAGTTATTATGATTCTATCGATGAAGAGGGAAATAATTTGAATAGAAGGGTTGAATCTCCAAATCCTTTAACCTATAAAGAATTATTTTTCTGTAATTATGTAGGTAATTTGACGGCTATTTATGATGTCGATTATTTCGGAAAAATTATTCTTGAAACTTCACAAAAACGCCAAGATTGGAGAATATGGCTTACGATTTTAAAAGAAATTAAAATAGCCAAACCAGTTCCAGAACCTTTGGCATTTTATAGAATTAGAAAAGATTCTGTTTCTTCATCCAAATTTAAATTGATTAAACACAATTTTGGCGTTTACAGAGAATTTCACGGATACAATCTCGTTTTTTCTATTTTGTTGATGATGAGGTTTTTGTTTACTCAGTTGATAATCAAACCAAATTATATTAAGAAGATTTAA